A stretch of Aedes aegypti strain LVP_AGWG chromosome 2, AaegL5.0 Primary Assembly, whole genome shotgun sequence DNA encodes these proteins:
- the LOC5578796 gene encoding cytochrome b-c1 complex subunit Rieske, mitochondrial isoform X1 has protein sequence MIGNLAKVSFVRGVSQAVASGCKAAAVPVKLETKPVVAGQTPIVASSPNCALPRSVIRVVSGVAATGQIRLAHTDIQTPDFSDYRRDQVKRPNAKNDSADERAAFTYLMVGGAAVTTAYVAKSLVSTFVSSMSASADVLAMAKIEIKLADIPEGKSVTFKWRGKPLFIRHRTAAEIAAEEAVNTGTLRDPQHDSERVKNPEWLVVIGVCTHLGCVPIANAGDFGGYYCPCHGSHYDASGRIRKGPAPLNLEVPHYEFPEDGLVVVG, from the exons ATGATCGGAAACCTGGCCAAGGTCTCGTTCGTGCGCGGAGTGTCCCAGGCGGTCGCAAGTGGCTGCAAGGCTGCTGCCGTTCCGGTCAAACTCGAGACGAAACCCGTCGTCGCAGGTCAGACTCCTATTGTTGCCAGCTCGCCAAACTGCGCACTGCCCCGGTCCGTAATCCGGGTGGTGTCCGGAGTTGCAG CTACTGGCCAGATCCGTTTGGCTCACACCGACATCCAAACGCCTGACTTCTCGGACTACCGTCGCGATCAGGTCAAGAGACCCAACGCCAAGAATGACTCCGCCGATGAACGTGCCGCATTCACCTACCTTATGGTGGGAG GTGCTGCCGTGACCACCGCTTACGTCGCCAAGTCGCTGGTGTCCACTTTCGTCTCTTCGATGAGTGCCTCCGCCGATGTGCTGGCCATGGCCAAGATCGAAATCAAGCTGGCCGATATCCCCGAGGGCAAGTCCGTTACCTTCAAATGGCGTGGCAAGCCGCTGTTCATCCGCCACCGTACGGCCGCCGAAATCGCTGCCGAAGAGGCCGTCAACACCGGAACCCTGCGTGATCCCCAGCACGATTCT GAACGTGTCAAGAACCCCGAATGGCTCGTCGTTATCGGCGTGTGCACGCATTTGGGTTGTGTGCCCATTGCCAATGCCGGTGACTTCGGTGGATACTACTGTCCGTGCCACGGTTCTCACTACGACGCCTCTGGCCGCATCCGGAAAGGACCTGCTCCGCTCAATCTGGAGGTGCCCCACTACGAGTTCCCAGAGGACGGTTTGGTCGTCGTTGGTTAA
- the LOC5578796 gene encoding cytochrome b-c1 complex subunit Rieske, mitochondrial isoform X2, translating into MIGNLAKVSFVRGVSQAVASGCKAAAVPVKLETKPVVAATGQIRLAHTDIQTPDFSDYRRDQVKRPNAKNDSADERAAFTYLMVGGAAVTTAYVAKSLVSTFVSSMSASADVLAMAKIEIKLADIPEGKSVTFKWRGKPLFIRHRTAAEIAAEEAVNTGTLRDPQHDSERVKNPEWLVVIGVCTHLGCVPIANAGDFGGYYCPCHGSHYDASGRIRKGPAPLNLEVPHYEFPEDGLVVVG; encoded by the exons ATGATCGGAAACCTGGCCAAGGTCTCGTTCGTGCGCGGAGTGTCCCAGGCGGTCGCAAGTGGCTGCAAGGCTGCTGCCGTTCCGGTCAAACTCGAGACGAAACCCGTCGTCGCAG CTACTGGCCAGATCCGTTTGGCTCACACCGACATCCAAACGCCTGACTTCTCGGACTACCGTCGCGATCAGGTCAAGAGACCCAACGCCAAGAATGACTCCGCCGATGAACGTGCCGCATTCACCTACCTTATGGTGGGAG GTGCTGCCGTGACCACCGCTTACGTCGCCAAGTCGCTGGTGTCCACTTTCGTCTCTTCGATGAGTGCCTCCGCCGATGTGCTGGCCATGGCCAAGATCGAAATCAAGCTGGCCGATATCCCCGAGGGCAAGTCCGTTACCTTCAAATGGCGTGGCAAGCCGCTGTTCATCCGCCACCGTACGGCCGCCGAAATCGCTGCCGAAGAGGCCGTCAACACCGGAACCCTGCGTGATCCCCAGCACGATTCT GAACGTGTCAAGAACCCCGAATGGCTCGTCGTTATCGGCGTGTGCACGCATTTGGGTTGTGTGCCCATTGCCAATGCCGGTGACTTCGGTGGATACTACTGTCCGTGCCACGGTTCTCACTACGACGCCTCTGGCCGCATCCGGAAAGGACCTGCTCCGCTCAATCTGGAGGTGCCCCACTACGAGTTCCCAGAGGACGGTTTGGTCGTCGTTGGTTAA
- the LOC5578795 gene encoding protein TIPIN homolog — MSVLDSLFGDELGNENDGEIMSDDDQGAINDPDNPDANGADEGETKPIPVEPKKKTVRHPRLTLNANLLCGPRGIVDMENYFKDMKFKGKGHEREDLDAVMKRMQHWAHRMFPKYGFDDSLAAIENLGRKKQTQSYMNKYRMGLLEPEDLPAADDDQDNDGLVYDSNVMNQPLDPLDSMLDEQIAISRANASLNTSGVANLSMSEKNFDSIRDGGVSVPTTPVNTPSRPSPGLSEEMRAKIAANRLKALELRKARMAVSATNPEAGSSTAAEASVNVAQTES, encoded by the coding sequence ATGTCCGTCTTAGATTCTTTGTTCGGTGACGAACTCGGCAACGAAAACGACGGCGAGATCATGTCGGATGATGATCAGGGCGCAATCAACGATCCGGACAATCCGGATGCGAATGGTGCTGACGAAGGCGAGACGAAACCGATTCCCGTGGAGCCGAAAAAGAAGACGGTCCGTCATCCCCGTCTAACGCTGAACGCTAATCTGCTGTGCGGCCCCAGAGGAATCGTCGACATGGAAAACTACTTCAAGGATATGAAATTCAAGGGCAAAGGCCACGAACGGGAGGATTTGGACGCCGTGATGAAACGGATGCAACATTGGGCCCATCGAATGTTTCCGAAGTACGGGTTCGATGACAGCCTGGCCGCTATCGAGAATCTTGGCCGGAAGAAGCAAACCCAATCATACATGAACAAATACCGGATGGGATTGCTGGAACCGGAAGATTTACCGGCAGCTGATGACGATCAGGACAACGATGGCCTGGTATATGATTCGAACGTTATGAATCAACCTCTTGATCCCCTGGACAGCATGCTGGATGAGCAGATAGCCATTTCTCGGGCCAATGCCAGTCTGAATACTTCCGGCGTGGCTAACCTGTCGATGTCGGAGAAAAATTTCGACTCCATCCGGGATGGAGGCGTTTCGGTGCCGACCACTCCGGTCAATACACCCAGCCGACCATCGCCAGGACTGTCGGAAGAGATGCGGGCGAAAATTGCGGCTAATCGACTGAAAGCTCTGGAACTCCGGAAGGCTAGAATGGCGGTGTCGGCAACCAATCCAGAGGCTGGAAGTTCGACGGCAGCAGAGGCCTCCGTGAATGTGGCTCAAACGGAAAGTTAG